From Topomyia yanbarensis strain Yona2022 chromosome 1, ASM3024719v1, whole genome shotgun sequence, one genomic window encodes:
- the LOC131677062 gene encoding chorion peroxidase-like isoform X3, which yields MKLRDQKRMMLMLILVIGVQALVDDRPCPANSTCVHPLRCTRAIRDWADLPHETDPSVTPVFDRTYQQRCRFSTKFEGICCQTGAIADSAEVLADCHRRRPQRATAMAGGETAEFERLPPSENSDATTGCGRKVHRRAFADYDQLYGINTTNQPHSRTKRCIIGPRCKDEHMRYRRFDGRCNNIQPGRSLWGSAGYPMERVLAPAYGDRVGSPRKMSTAGGNVLPSARRISALLFDDVHVPDKRYNVLMMQFGQFLVHDITKSQPAAKDVACCVHSGIESHPDCLPIAVASNDPFYSQFGVKCMEFVRTAVVPKSRCQAGHARQISAVTHFIDGSGIYGSSAAEANSLRAHEGGRLKSLMHRQSPNELPPLETKAGACRRDADMCFKVGDERVNQIVTLVAVQTLFLREHNRIARALQNINPHWNDEMIFQEARRIVAAEIQHIVYSEYLPKVVGPGFIDQFDLFASEGHSNFYNPKINPSITSEFSAAAFRFGHSTVPGQLKLLTNVCFRLPQGFVDTHKTFFNPSPLRNPPFYDGLFQGMLQQPMQKMDDKFAHSLTWFLNSKEQQPFGSDLASINIQRGRDHALQPYNHYLRLSGRRMKKDFKDFGPLAGPKLQQLYSTPNDVDLYVGGILESPVQGGIVGKTFAEIISDQFSRLKRGDRYFYSNGLRSNPGHFTKLQLEQLQRVTLAGILCANANDPSSFKVLPDAFAVPHGTSNPLVSCRSDKIPKLNLKLWKD from the exons atgaaattaagaGATCAAAAGCGAATGATGCTGATGTTGATACTAGTAATTGGTGTTCAGGCACTTGTTGATG ATCGGCCATGTCCCGCCAACAGCACGTGTGTACATCCGCTTAGATGTACGAGGGCGATCCGCGATTGGGCCGATTTGCCGCACGAAACCGACCCATCAGTGACGCCAGTTTTCGATCGAACGTATCAACAACGCTGTCGGTTTAGTACCAAGTTCGAGGGCATCTGTTGCCAGACGGGTGCCATCGCCGACTCCGCAGAAGTGCTAGCAGACTGCCATCGACGGCGGCCGCAACGGGCGACGGCGATGGCTGGTGGGGAAACGGCGGAATTTGAACGATTGCCTCCAAGCGAAAATAGTGATGCCACCACTGGCTGTGGTCGGAAAGTGCACCGGAGAGCGTTTGCGGATTACGACCAGTTATACGG CATAAACACAACGAATCAACCCCACTCCCGCACCAAACGGTGCATCATCGGTCCGAGGTGCAAAGATGAACACATGCGCTACCGACGGTTCGATGGGCGCTGCAACAATATCCAACCCGGGCGGAGTCTATGGGGTTCTGCCGGATACCCAATGGAACGGGTACTAGCTCCAGCGTACGGAGACCGTGTCGGATCGCCACGGAAAATGTCCACCGCTGGCGGCAACGTTCTCCCGAGTGCTCGTCGAATATCCGCTCTACTATTTGACGATGTGCACGTTCCGGACAAGCGGTATAACGTATTGATGATGCAGTTCGGTCAATTTCTGGTGCACGACATCACAAAAAGTCAACCGGCTGCTAAGGATGTTGCTTGTTGTGTTCACAGTGGTATCGAATCACATCCGGATTGCTTACCGATTGCGGTCGCTTCGAACGATCCATTCTACTCGCAGTTTGGTGTGAAATGTATGGAGTTCGTGAGAACGGCCGTCGTACCGAAGTCACGATGTCAAGCTGGTCACGCCCGACAGATATCTGCCGTTACACATTTCATAGACGGTTCGGGTATCTACGGAAGCTCAGCTGCCGAGGCCAACAGTCTAAGAGCACACGAGGGAGGTAGGCTGAAATCTTTGATGCATCGCCAATCGCCCAATGAACTGCCACCATTGGAAACGAAAGCAGGAGCTTGTAGACGAGACGCGGATATGTGTTTCAAAGTAGGAGACGAACGAGTGAATCAGATTGTCACATTGGTTGCCGTTCAAACGTTGTTCCTACGGGAACATAATCGTATCGCGCGAGCCTTGCAGAATATCAATCCTCACTGGAATGATGAGATGATTTTTCAGGAAGCTCGTCGAATTGTGGCAGCTGAGATTCAGCACATTGTGTACAGCGAGTATCTACCGAAAGTTGTTGGGCCAGGTTTCATTGACCAGTTTGACCTGTTTGCTTCCGAGGGGCACAGTAATTTCTACAACCCGAAGATAAATCCGTCGATTACGAGCGAGTTTTCTGCTGCCGCCTTCCGTTTCGGTCATTCCACAGTTCCCGGGCAACTCAA ACTCCTCACGAACGTGTGTTTCAGGCTCCCACAAGGATTCGTAGACACCCACAAAACCTTCTTCAATCCGTCGCCACTGCGTAATCCACCCTTCTATGATGGTCTATTCCAAGGGATGCTGCAACAACCGATGCAAAAGATGGACGATAAATTTGCTCACAGTTTGACGTGGTTTCTGAACTCTAAGGAGCAACAACCGTTCGGATCGGATCTTGCCTCTATAAACATTCAGCGTGGACGAGACCACGCCTTGCAACCTTATAATCATTATCTACGTCTGAGCGGACGTCGGATGAAAAAAGACTTCAAAGATTTCGGCCCATTG GCAGGACCAAAGCTACAACAACTATACAGCACACCGAACGACGTAGATCTGTACGTCGGAGGGATTCTTGAAAGCCCCGTACAGGGAGGCATCGTTGGGAAAACGTTCGCCGAAATCATCAGCGACCAGTTTTCCCGGCTCAAGCGAGGCGATCGGTATTTCTACAGCAACGGTCTGCGATCGAATCCGGGTCACTTCACCAAGCTGCAGCTGGAACAGTTGCAGCGGGTGACGCTTGCAGGAATACtctgtgcaaatgccaacgatCCGTCTAGTTTCAAAGTTCTCCCGGATGCTTTCGCCGTGCCGCATGGTACCAG CAATCCGCTTGTATCGTGCCGATCGGACAAAATTCCGAAGCTGAATCTGAAATTGTGGAAAGATTGA
- the LOC131677062 gene encoding chorion peroxidase-like isoform X2, whose translation MLAALHAAINIKPVQCDFPFKRNSCFRGQKLRINFNSALRFGDFFFSNATLCKQDRPCPANSTCVHPLRCTRAIRDWADLPHETDPSVTPVFDRTYQQRCRFSTKFEGICCQTGAIADSAEVLADCHRRRPQRATAMAGGETAEFERLPPSENSDATTGCGRKVHRRAFADYDQLYGINTTNQPHSRTKRCIIGPRCKDEHMRYRRFDGRCNNIQPGRSLWGSAGYPMERVLAPAYGDRVGSPRKMSTAGGNVLPSARRISALLFDDVHVPDKRYNVLMMQFGQFLVHDITKSQPAAKDVACCVHSGIESHPDCLPIAVASNDPFYSQFGVKCMEFVRTAVVPKSRCQAGHARQISAVTHFIDGSGIYGSSAAEANSLRAHEGGRLKSLMHRQSPNELPPLETKAGACRRDADMCFKVGDERVNQIVTLVAVQTLFLREHNRIARALQNINPHWNDEMIFQEARRIVAAEIQHIVYSEYLPKVVGPGFIDQFDLFASEGHSNFYNPKINPSITSEFSAAAFRFGHSTVPGQLKLPQGFVDTHKTFFNPSPLRNPPFYDGLFQGMLQQPMQKMDDKFAHSLTWFLNSKEQQPFGSDLASINIQRGRDHALQPYNHYLRLSGRRMKKDFKDFGPLAGPKLQQLYSTPNDVDLYVGGILESPVQGGIVGKTFAEIISDQFSRLKRGDRYFYSNGLRSNPGHFTKLQLEQLQRVTLAGILCANANDPSSFKVLPDAFAVPHGTSNPLVSCRSDKIPKLNLKLWKD comes from the exons ATGTTAGCAGCTCTACATGCGGCAATAAATATCAAACCAGTTCAGTGTGATTTCCCCTTCAAAAGGAATTCTTGTTTTCGTGGACAAAAATTACGCATCAACTTTAATAGTGCATTACGCTTTGGGGATTTCTTTTTCAGCAACGCAACACTCTGTAAACAAG ATCGGCCATGTCCCGCCAACAGCACGTGTGTACATCCGCTTAGATGTACGAGGGCGATCCGCGATTGGGCCGATTTGCCGCACGAAACCGACCCATCAGTGACGCCAGTTTTCGATCGAACGTATCAACAACGCTGTCGGTTTAGTACCAAGTTCGAGGGCATCTGTTGCCAGACGGGTGCCATCGCCGACTCCGCAGAAGTGCTAGCAGACTGCCATCGACGGCGGCCGCAACGGGCGACGGCGATGGCTGGTGGGGAAACGGCGGAATTTGAACGATTGCCTCCAAGCGAAAATAGTGATGCCACCACTGGCTGTGGTCGGAAAGTGCACCGGAGAGCGTTTGCGGATTACGACCAGTTATACGG CATAAACACAACGAATCAACCCCACTCCCGCACCAAACGGTGCATCATCGGTCCGAGGTGCAAAGATGAACACATGCGCTACCGACGGTTCGATGGGCGCTGCAACAATATCCAACCCGGGCGGAGTCTATGGGGTTCTGCCGGATACCCAATGGAACGGGTACTAGCTCCAGCGTACGGAGACCGTGTCGGATCGCCACGGAAAATGTCCACCGCTGGCGGCAACGTTCTCCCGAGTGCTCGTCGAATATCCGCTCTACTATTTGACGATGTGCACGTTCCGGACAAGCGGTATAACGTATTGATGATGCAGTTCGGTCAATTTCTGGTGCACGACATCACAAAAAGTCAACCGGCTGCTAAGGATGTTGCTTGTTGTGTTCACAGTGGTATCGAATCACATCCGGATTGCTTACCGATTGCGGTCGCTTCGAACGATCCATTCTACTCGCAGTTTGGTGTGAAATGTATGGAGTTCGTGAGAACGGCCGTCGTACCGAAGTCACGATGTCAAGCTGGTCACGCCCGACAGATATCTGCCGTTACACATTTCATAGACGGTTCGGGTATCTACGGAAGCTCAGCTGCCGAGGCCAACAGTCTAAGAGCACACGAGGGAGGTAGGCTGAAATCTTTGATGCATCGCCAATCGCCCAATGAACTGCCACCATTGGAAACGAAAGCAGGAGCTTGTAGACGAGACGCGGATATGTGTTTCAAAGTAGGAGACGAACGAGTGAATCAGATTGTCACATTGGTTGCCGTTCAAACGTTGTTCCTACGGGAACATAATCGTATCGCGCGAGCCTTGCAGAATATCAATCCTCACTGGAATGATGAGATGATTTTTCAGGAAGCTCGTCGAATTGTGGCAGCTGAGATTCAGCACATTGTGTACAGCGAGTATCTACCGAAAGTTGTTGGGCCAGGTTTCATTGACCAGTTTGACCTGTTTGCTTCCGAGGGGCACAGTAATTTCTACAACCCGAAGATAAATCCGTCGATTACGAGCGAGTTTTCTGCTGCCGCCTTCCGTTTCGGTCATTCCACAGTTCCCGGGCAACTCAA GCTCCCACAAGGATTCGTAGACACCCACAAAACCTTCTTCAATCCGTCGCCACTGCGTAATCCACCCTTCTATGATGGTCTATTCCAAGGGATGCTGCAACAACCGATGCAAAAGATGGACGATAAATTTGCTCACAGTTTGACGTGGTTTCTGAACTCTAAGGAGCAACAACCGTTCGGATCGGATCTTGCCTCTATAAACATTCAGCGTGGACGAGACCACGCCTTGCAACCTTATAATCATTATCTACGTCTGAGCGGACGTCGGATGAAAAAAGACTTCAAAGATTTCGGCCCATTG GCAGGACCAAAGCTACAACAACTATACAGCACACCGAACGACGTAGATCTGTACGTCGGAGGGATTCTTGAAAGCCCCGTACAGGGAGGCATCGTTGGGAAAACGTTCGCCGAAATCATCAGCGACCAGTTTTCCCGGCTCAAGCGAGGCGATCGGTATTTCTACAGCAACGGTCTGCGATCGAATCCGGGTCACTTCACCAAGCTGCAGCTGGAACAGTTGCAGCGGGTGACGCTTGCAGGAATACtctgtgcaaatgccaacgatCCGTCTAGTTTCAAAGTTCTCCCGGATGCTTTCGCCGTGCCGCATGGTACCAG CAATCCGCTTGTATCGTGCCGATCGGACAAAATTCCGAAGCTGAATCTGAAATTGTGGAAAGATTGA
- the LOC131677062 gene encoding chorion peroxidase-like isoform X1 has protein sequence MLAALHAAINIKPVQCDFPFKRNSCFRGQKLRINFNSALRFGDFFFSNATLCKQDRPCPANSTCVHPLRCTRAIRDWADLPHETDPSVTPVFDRTYQQRCRFSTKFEGICCQTGAIADSAEVLADCHRRRPQRATAMAGGETAEFERLPPSENSDATTGCGRKVHRRAFADYDQLYGINTTNQPHSRTKRCIIGPRCKDEHMRYRRFDGRCNNIQPGRSLWGSAGYPMERVLAPAYGDRVGSPRKMSTAGGNVLPSARRISALLFDDVHVPDKRYNVLMMQFGQFLVHDITKSQPAAKDVACCVHSGIESHPDCLPIAVASNDPFYSQFGVKCMEFVRTAVVPKSRCQAGHARQISAVTHFIDGSGIYGSSAAEANSLRAHEGGRLKSLMHRQSPNELPPLETKAGACRRDADMCFKVGDERVNQIVTLVAVQTLFLREHNRIARALQNINPHWNDEMIFQEARRIVAAEIQHIVYSEYLPKVVGPGFIDQFDLFASEGHSNFYNPKINPSITSEFSAAAFRFGHSTVPGQLKLLTNVCFRLPQGFVDTHKTFFNPSPLRNPPFYDGLFQGMLQQPMQKMDDKFAHSLTWFLNSKEQQPFGSDLASINIQRGRDHALQPYNHYLRLSGRRMKKDFKDFGPLAGPKLQQLYSTPNDVDLYVGGILESPVQGGIVGKTFAEIISDQFSRLKRGDRYFYSNGLRSNPGHFTKLQLEQLQRVTLAGILCANANDPSSFKVLPDAFAVPHGTSNPLVSCRSDKIPKLNLKLWKD, from the exons ATGTTAGCAGCTCTACATGCGGCAATAAATATCAAACCAGTTCAGTGTGATTTCCCCTTCAAAAGGAATTCTTGTTTTCGTGGACAAAAATTACGCATCAACTTTAATAGTGCATTACGCTTTGGGGATTTCTTTTTCAGCAACGCAACACTCTGTAAACAAG ATCGGCCATGTCCCGCCAACAGCACGTGTGTACATCCGCTTAGATGTACGAGGGCGATCCGCGATTGGGCCGATTTGCCGCACGAAACCGACCCATCAGTGACGCCAGTTTTCGATCGAACGTATCAACAACGCTGTCGGTTTAGTACCAAGTTCGAGGGCATCTGTTGCCAGACGGGTGCCATCGCCGACTCCGCAGAAGTGCTAGCAGACTGCCATCGACGGCGGCCGCAACGGGCGACGGCGATGGCTGGTGGGGAAACGGCGGAATTTGAACGATTGCCTCCAAGCGAAAATAGTGATGCCACCACTGGCTGTGGTCGGAAAGTGCACCGGAGAGCGTTTGCGGATTACGACCAGTTATACGG CATAAACACAACGAATCAACCCCACTCCCGCACCAAACGGTGCATCATCGGTCCGAGGTGCAAAGATGAACACATGCGCTACCGACGGTTCGATGGGCGCTGCAACAATATCCAACCCGGGCGGAGTCTATGGGGTTCTGCCGGATACCCAATGGAACGGGTACTAGCTCCAGCGTACGGAGACCGTGTCGGATCGCCACGGAAAATGTCCACCGCTGGCGGCAACGTTCTCCCGAGTGCTCGTCGAATATCCGCTCTACTATTTGACGATGTGCACGTTCCGGACAAGCGGTATAACGTATTGATGATGCAGTTCGGTCAATTTCTGGTGCACGACATCACAAAAAGTCAACCGGCTGCTAAGGATGTTGCTTGTTGTGTTCACAGTGGTATCGAATCACATCCGGATTGCTTACCGATTGCGGTCGCTTCGAACGATCCATTCTACTCGCAGTTTGGTGTGAAATGTATGGAGTTCGTGAGAACGGCCGTCGTACCGAAGTCACGATGTCAAGCTGGTCACGCCCGACAGATATCTGCCGTTACACATTTCATAGACGGTTCGGGTATCTACGGAAGCTCAGCTGCCGAGGCCAACAGTCTAAGAGCACACGAGGGAGGTAGGCTGAAATCTTTGATGCATCGCCAATCGCCCAATGAACTGCCACCATTGGAAACGAAAGCAGGAGCTTGTAGACGAGACGCGGATATGTGTTTCAAAGTAGGAGACGAACGAGTGAATCAGATTGTCACATTGGTTGCCGTTCAAACGTTGTTCCTACGGGAACATAATCGTATCGCGCGAGCCTTGCAGAATATCAATCCTCACTGGAATGATGAGATGATTTTTCAGGAAGCTCGTCGAATTGTGGCAGCTGAGATTCAGCACATTGTGTACAGCGAGTATCTACCGAAAGTTGTTGGGCCAGGTTTCATTGACCAGTTTGACCTGTTTGCTTCCGAGGGGCACAGTAATTTCTACAACCCGAAGATAAATCCGTCGATTACGAGCGAGTTTTCTGCTGCCGCCTTCCGTTTCGGTCATTCCACAGTTCCCGGGCAACTCAA ACTCCTCACGAACGTGTGTTTCAGGCTCCCACAAGGATTCGTAGACACCCACAAAACCTTCTTCAATCCGTCGCCACTGCGTAATCCACCCTTCTATGATGGTCTATTCCAAGGGATGCTGCAACAACCGATGCAAAAGATGGACGATAAATTTGCTCACAGTTTGACGTGGTTTCTGAACTCTAAGGAGCAACAACCGTTCGGATCGGATCTTGCCTCTATAAACATTCAGCGTGGACGAGACCACGCCTTGCAACCTTATAATCATTATCTACGTCTGAGCGGACGTCGGATGAAAAAAGACTTCAAAGATTTCGGCCCATTG GCAGGACCAAAGCTACAACAACTATACAGCACACCGAACGACGTAGATCTGTACGTCGGAGGGATTCTTGAAAGCCCCGTACAGGGAGGCATCGTTGGGAAAACGTTCGCCGAAATCATCAGCGACCAGTTTTCCCGGCTCAAGCGAGGCGATCGGTATTTCTACAGCAACGGTCTGCGATCGAATCCGGGTCACTTCACCAAGCTGCAGCTGGAACAGTTGCAGCGGGTGACGCTTGCAGGAATACtctgtgcaaatgccaacgatCCGTCTAGTTTCAAAGTTCTCCCGGATGCTTTCGCCGTGCCGCATGGTACCAG CAATCCGCTTGTATCGTGCCGATCGGACAAAATTCCGAAGCTGAATCTGAAATTGTGGAAAGATTGA